The Stratiformator vulcanicus genome has a segment encoding these proteins:
- a CDS encoding GDP-L-fucose synthase family protein yields MDLKSARVLVTGGGGFLGSFVCEEFRAQGCEQLFAPRSVDFDLRSEHDISRMLVMYRPDVVVHLAAVVGGIGANRDQPGLFFYENAVMGVHLIEHCRRAGVEKTVVAGTICAYPKMTPVPFKEDELWSGMPEETNAPYGLAKKMLLVQCQAYRDQYGFNGIYLMPVNLYGPRDNFDLETSHVIPAMIRKFITARDSGAKEVVFWGDGSPTREFLHVRDAARGIRLAXERYDESDPVNLGSGMEISIRDLAETLQRVTGFRGDIVWDETKPNGQPRRCLDITRAEERFGFKAAIDFETGLRETCEWFEQNQDERRVA; encoded by the coding sequence ATGGACTTAAAATCGGCACGCGTGTTGGTCACCGGGGGCGGCGGATTCCTCGGATCATTTGTCTGCGAAGAGTTCCGTGCTCAGGGCTGCGAACAGTTGTTCGCGCCGCGGTCGGTCGACTTCGATCTCCGCAGCGAACACGACATCAGCCGGATGCTGGTGATGTACCGACCCGACGTGGTCGTGCATTTGGCCGCCGTCGTGGGGGGCATCGGGGCGAATCGCGACCAACCCGGACTGTTCTTCTATGAAAACGCCGTGATGGGCGTGCATCTGATCGAACACTGCCGCCGGGCCGGCGTCGAAAAGACGGTCGTGGCCGGGACGATTTGCGCTTATCCGAAGATGACACCGGTTCCCTTTAAAGAAGACGAGCTCTGGTCGGGCATGCCGGAAGAAACCAACGCCCCCTACGGCCTCGCCAAGAAAATGCTGCTGGTGCAGTGTCAGGCGTATCGCGACCAGTACGGCTTTAACGGCATCTACCTGATGCCGGTGAATCTGTACGGCCCGCGGGATAATTTCGATCTCGAAACCTCACACGTCATCCCGGCGATGATCCGCAAATTCATCACCGCGCGGGACAGCGGCGCCAAAGAGGTCGTCTTCTGGGGCGACGGTTCGCCGACGCGTGAGTTCCTGCATGTTCGCGACGCCGCCCGCGGCATCCGGCTCGCCNGCGAACGCTATGACGAATCTGATCCCGTTAACCTGGGCAGCGGGATGGAGATTTCCATCCGCGACCTCGCCGAGACGCTGCAGCGTGTGACCGGCTTTCGGGGCGACATCGTCTGGGACGAAACCAAGCCCAACGGCCAACCCCGCCGCTGCCTCGACATAACCCGCGCCGAAGAACGCTTCGGCTTCAAAGCCGCGATCGACTTCGAAACCGGCCTGCGCGAGACGTGCGAGTGGTTCGAACAGAATCAAGACGAACGCCGCGTTGCGTAG
- a CDS encoding Lpg1974 family pore-forming outer membrane protein, translated as MSQHARLSAARFGRAVVLVVAAFASRPGIAQLQESGGAYAVPLTDAPIAVAQSDYSDLNAFDTPPDVYLTPPSGQSIEPMHMAQATPPAFLPQGMPPAAPMPQAAPPAYAPPMQAMAPTQQMPFGQPMRYGQPMQQMPNMTPMQQMPYGQPIQRTAYMQQMPPAAPASQMQPAPQMQAMPPMQQMQPTAPVAQAAPFQQTSQNPVYMAPETVVGGGQYPGIAPAGGPVYSSPYGEQVFDGSPAFNGGGCGCDTGCGVPEVGCGSCGDACGCGGMSSSLYHGYGGGNGCRKGLAFGFDFVFLKPRFGSNDAFFIERPNSIINQELGHDFETGYRVWLEHIGPDDFGGRFRYFSFDERAQTEFASPAVGETIIVDLDGMQFAPIRGTNGATAIGDFQADSIVATGNLDVSAFDAEMSQRIKFNNWLFNVGGGLRYGRFEQSYQSIYYNGDDIVGGAASSRRFDGIGPTIFAEMRRPIGCSGFSILANVRGSMLYGRHRDDLNSFANGVITAGGTTNNTTFASFRNDDLIPIAESQLGGEWSIWISPKTVFSVQVAWETQVWFGAGNTVSRNDDLGLDGFTVRLGFEF; from the coding sequence ATGTCTCAGCACGCTCGTCTCTCTGCCGCACGCTTCGGCCGGGCGGTCGTCCTCGTGGTCGCGGCGTTCGCCTCGCGGCCCGGTATCGCTCAACTTCAAGAGTCGGGCGGGGCGTATGCGGTCCCCCTGACGGACGCCCCGATCGCCGTCGCTCAAAGCGACTACAGCGATTTGAACGCGTTCGACACACCGCCGGACGTCTACCTGACTCCGCCGAGTGGTCAATCCATCGAGCCGATGCACATGGCTCAGGCGACACCGCCGGCCTTCCTGCCACAAGGCATGCCGCCAGCCGCGCCGATGCCTCAAGCGGCTCCGCCCGCGTACGCACCGCCGATGCAGGCGATGGCGCCGACACAGCAAATGCCGTTCGGCCAGCCGATGCGATATGGCCAGCCCATGCAGCAAATGCCGAACATGACACCGATGCAGCAGATGCCTTACGGGCAGCCCATCCAGCGAACAGCTTATATGCAGCAAATGCCGCCGGCAGCCCCCGCTTCGCAAATGCAGCCAGCTCCCCAAATGCAGGCCATGCCGCCGATGCAACAGATGCAGCCGACCGCACCGGTTGCTCAAGCGGCTCCTTTTCAACAAACCAGTCAGAATCCGGTTTACATGGCGCCTGAAACCGTCGTGGGCGGCGGGCAATATCCCGGTATCGCTCCAGCAGGCGGCCCGGTCTACTCCTCGCCTTATGGCGAACAGGTCTTTGATGGCAGCCCGGCTTTCAATGGCGGCGGCTGCGGTTGTGACACCGGTTGCGGCGTCCCCGAAGTCGGTTGCGGCTCCTGCGGCGACGCTTGTGGCTGCGGCGGAATGTCGTCCTCACTCTATCACGGCTACGGGGGCGGTAACGGCTGCCGCAAAGGCCTCGCCTTCGGTTTTGACTTCGTGTTCTTAAAGCCGCGATTCGGATCGAACGATGCCTTCTTTATTGAGCGACCGAACTCCATCATTAATCAGGAGCTCGGACATGATTTCGAAACCGGATATCGCGTCTGGCTCGAACACATCGGTCCGGACGACTTCGGCGGACGCTTCCGCTACTTCTCCTTCGACGAACGGGCACAGACGGAATTCGCCTCCCCGGCGGTCGGCGAAACCATCATCGTTGATCTCGACGGCATGCAGTTCGCTCCGATCCGCGGTACCAACGGGGCCACGGCGATCGGCGACTTCCAAGCTGATTCCATCGTTGCCACCGGCAATCTCGACGTCAGTGCTTTCGACGCCGAAATGTCGCAACGTATTAAGTTCAATAATTGGCTCTTTAATGTCGGCGGTGGTCTTCGCTACGGTCGCTTTGAGCAAAGCTATCAGTCGATCTACTACAATGGCGACGACATCGTCGGCGGGGCCGCGTCGAGCCGACGGTTCGACGGTATCGGTCCGACGATCTTCGCAGAAATGCGACGCCCGATCGGGTGCAGCGGGTTCTCGATCCTCGCCAACGTCCGAGGCTCGATGTTGTATGGTCGACACCGCGACGATCTGAACAGCTTCGCCAACGGGGTCATCACCGCGGGCGGCACGACGAACAACACGACCTTCGCCTCGTTCCGCAACGACGACTTGATTCCGATCGCCGAAAGCCAACTCGGCGGCGAATGGAGTATCTGGATTTCCCCCAAGACCGTCTTCTCGGTGCAAGTCGCCTGGGAAACGCAGGTCTGGTTCGGAGCCGGCAACACCGTCAGCCGTAATGACGACCTCGGCCTCGACGGCTTCACCGTCCGACTTGGCTTCGAATTCTAA
- a CDS encoding HDOD domain-containing protein, with product MVATTSKPTGAERFALALGELQASDDVTRKLISLTATPDYRMDQVVACLERDPALSLRILRVVNSSRYGLRHKVGSVKQAAALLGQNSLRLFALSFSVIGGLMKGPLHDFYGDYWRRAATTATAAAHLVDANADGYDISTDDAYTAGVLADIGVLVLAQYAPKSYVPAYESCVHGPELISAERELFKIDHPALGATFLSAWDLPSPVVDAVARHHAGSSDSVEMNELETVLRTAGSVAQAIVDPGVDRFAALSVTLEQDFPTIDPLVLVEQVYDEVAREGSDAETETTRCEKLPPKDQVVGQYAAA from the coding sequence ATGGTCGCCACGACCTCCAAACCGACCGGCGCGGAGCGATTTGCACTCGCGCTCGGTGAGCTTCAAGCTTCCGATGACGTCACGCGGAAGCTGATCAGCCTGACCGCCACGCCCGATTACCGCATGGACCAGGTTGTCGCGTGTCTGGAGCGAGATCCGGCACTCTCGCTGCGGATTTTGCGGGTCGTCAACTCATCACGATACGGACTGCGGCACAAAGTCGGCTCGGTCAAGCAGGCTGCGGCTTTGCTGGGTCAGAACTCGCTACGGTTGTTCGCACTCTCGTTCAGCGTGATCGGCGGATTGATGAAAGGTCCGCTGCATGACTTCTACGGCGACTATTGGCGCCGCGCGGCCACGACGGCCACCGCGGCCGCTCACTTGGTCGACGCGAATGCAGACGGTTACGACATTTCGACCGACGATGCCTATACGGCCGGAGTATTGGCCGATATCGGAGTCCTCGTGCTCGCTCAATATGCCCCCAAGTCGTACGTGCCCGCTTACGAGAGCTGTGTCCACGGGCCGGAATTAATTTCCGCGGAACGTGAGCTGTTTAAGATCGACCACCCGGCGCTGGGCGCGACGTTCCTATCCGCCTGGGACTTACCGTCGCCGGTCGTCGATGCGGTGGCCCGCCATCATGCGGGCTCTTCAGACTCGGTGGAGATGAACGAGCTTGAAACTGTTCTGCGAACGGCCGGTTCGGTCGCACAGGCGATCGTCGACCCCGGCGTCGACCGCTTCGCCGCATTGTCGGTCACGCTGGAGCAGGACTTCCCGACGATCGATCCGCTCGTGTTGGTCGAGCAGGTCTACGACGAAGTCGCAAGAGAGGGCAGCGACGCCGAAACCGAAACGACACGGTGCGAAAAACTGCCGCCGAAAGATCAGGTCGTCGGCCAGTACGCCGCGGCGTAG
- a CDS encoding diguanylate cyclase has translation MSSEPSFELPSLNEPVATEVPPAPKAGATHPTDSAGTLLSLMTLAKTARLDVNDPSTDEALAGVIAPATLRALLSALNHRDPKTIRHVRRTARLATGVASAFGWDERPLKALEVACLLHDIGKIGVPDSILFKPGALTGDEAELMALHHNIGCDILQACRVDSEVYDIVVQSSQHYNGATDGYRLIGSDVHQGARILAVADAYDSLRTQQVYREAIPHDEIMKKLKAASGTQFDGTIVVALGRWIEQEGPGVFDPELDGGSSGREHPNAPGMLDPNALCQIFSHLYILESLYDGFYLLDADLKVVLWNLGAERLFKKGHQEVLGTNWNARAWEFADLMGNPLGEGEYPLQRVLKEPRAISSGLKYKRFDGKWTEIEIQSIPLIDGNGQLQGVAEIYRDLCRTTFRPNEYRELKMAASRDPLTKIANRGELETQLALHLSEIGKQQDHQPFGVIFCDIDFFKAVNDNYGHQVGDDVLVNTARLLQEECYSGELVARYGGEEFVILCPDTDLEGAVRRAERLRGLLAKTVLNDETELKVTGSFGVSVYEKGDSVESLCRRADKALYQAKETGRNRTCSITSTQLHEDRRKTPDEPIETDPFLAEGHFEAQLASDMIVYKLGGFVDEISAKVKDVTQRQATFAIGTTGMFGGWGKSSQKQAVQLVLEFGEDRRASRPSNSGTEVRYRFTPIGRPPSPEAFHRRVKELLKALRGYFGVQ, from the coding sequence ATGTCATCTGAGCCCAGCTTCGAACTACCGTCACTAAATGAGCCGGTCGCTACGGAAGTGCCTCCGGCGCCGAAAGCCGGCGCGACGCATCCCACCGACTCCGCCGGGACGCTCTTGTCGTTAATGACGCTCGCGAAAACGGCACGGCTCGACGTCAATGACCCCTCCACAGACGAGGCACTGGCTGGCGTCATTGCGCCGGCAACGCTGCGGGCACTCCTCTCGGCATTGAACCATCGGGATCCGAAAACGATCCGACACGTCCGCCGGACGGCACGACTCGCTACGGGTGTCGCGTCTGCGTTCGGCTGGGACGAACGGCCGCTGAAAGCACTTGAGGTCGCGTGCCTGCTTCACGATATCGGCAAAATCGGCGTTCCGGACAGCATTCTCTTTAAGCCAGGCGCTCTCACGGGAGACGAAGCCGAGTTGATGGCACTGCACCACAATATCGGCTGTGACATCCTGCAGGCCTGCCGCGTCGATTCCGAAGTATATGACATCGTCGTGCAAAGCAGCCAGCACTATAACGGCGCGACCGACGGTTATCGCCTGATCGGCAGCGACGTCCATCAGGGTGCGAGAATCCTGGCCGTGGCCGATGCGTACGACTCGCTGCGGACTCAGCAGGTCTACCGCGAAGCGATCCCGCACGATGAGATAATGAAGAAATTAAAGGCTGCGTCCGGAACGCAGTTCGACGGCACGATCGTCGTTGCGCTCGGTCGGTGGATCGAACAGGAAGGCCCCGGCGTGTTCGACCCGGAACTCGACGGCGGAAGCTCCGGCCGCGAGCATCCCAATGCCCCCGGAATGCTCGACCCCAACGCGCTGTGCCAGATCTTTTCTCACCTCTATATCCTCGAAAGTCTCTACGACGGCTTTTATCTGCTCGATGCCGATCTGAAGGTCGTGCTGTGGAACCTCGGTGCCGAACGCCTCTTTAAGAAAGGGCATCAGGAGGTTCTGGGCACGAACTGGAATGCCCGCGCCTGGGAGTTTGCCGACTTGATGGGGAACCCCCTGGGTGAAGGCGAATACCCGCTTCAGCGTGTGCTCAAAGAACCCCGCGCGATTTCTTCCGGCTTAAAATATAAGCGGTTCGACGGCAAGTGGACCGAAATTGAAATCCAAAGCATTCCGCTGATCGACGGCAACGGCCAATTGCAGGGCGTCGCCGAGATCTACCGGGACCTGTGCCGGACGACGTTTCGTCCGAACGAGTATCGCGAGCTGAAAATGGCCGCGAGCCGTGACCCGTTGACGAAAATCGCCAATCGCGGCGAGCTCGAAACCCAACTCGCCCTGCACCTCAGCGAGATCGGTAAGCAGCAGGATCACCAGCCGTTCGGCGTCATTTTCTGCGATATCGACTTCTTTAAAGCGGTCAACGACAATTACGGTCACCAGGTGGGTGACGATGTGCTCGTCAACACCGCCCGGCTGCTTCAAGAAGAATGCTACAGCGGGGAACTCGTCGCCCGATACGGCGGCGAAGAATTCGTCATACTCTGCCCCGACACCGACCTCGAAGGTGCGGTTCGAAGAGCCGAGCGGCTTCGTGGTTTGCTCGCGAAGACTGTGCTCAACGACGAAACCGAATTGAAAGTCACCGGCAGCTTCGGCGTGAGTGTCTATGAGAAAGGCGACAGCGTCGAAAGTTTGTGCCGGCGGGCCGATAAGGCGCTTTATCAGGCCAAAGAAACCGGTCGCAATCGCACATGCTCGATTACGAGCACGCAACTGCATGAAGACCGTCGAAAGACGCCGGATGAACCGATCGAGACCGATCCGTTTCTGGCCGAAGGCCACTTCGAGGCCCAGCTCGCCTCCGACATGATCGTCTACAAACTCGGCGGATTCGTCGACGAGATTTCGGCGAAAGTCAAAGACGTCACCCAACGGCAGGCGACGTTCGCGATCGGCACGACCGGGATGTTTGGCGGGTGGGGTAAGTCGTCTCAGAAACAGGCCGTGCAACTGGTCCTCGAATTCGGGGAGGATCGCCGTGCCTCTCGGCCTTCCAACAGCGGCACGGAAGTTCGCTACCGCTTCACTCCGATCGGACGTCCGCCCAGCCCGGAGGCATTCCACCGGCGGGTGAAAGAGCTGCTCAAGGCCCTCCGCGGTTATTTCGGCGTTCAATAA
- a CDS encoding FAD-dependent oxidoreductase produces the protein MHLDAVIFGGGAAGLWTLDRLCAGGHRAILLESNALGAGQTVASQGIIHGGLKYTLTGLLTRSAENIRDMPDLWRECLAGERVPNLSGTVVRSDSCYLWRTESLTGRVGMIGARMGLRVTPKMLAPGELPSVLQSCQGPVARLSEQVISPVSFLEKLRERNLPRLFKIDPESGLSLSVDDGGRVTQIGLTDSETGRTFECVPKSVILAAGNGNARLLSQVGKSATVMQRRPLHMVMAKGDLPEFNGHCVDGTVTRVTITSERIDEQTVVWQIGGQIAEDGVGLSEPDLIARARRELAAALPDLSQDGIEWATYRVDRAEGETPQNRRPDDIQVMADGNTLTCWPTKLALVPAMARRIAQLLPHPENSGSGESQQLPEWTRPEVAAPPWETCHWYSDRITRAA, from the coding sequence ATGCACTTGGACGCAGTCATTTTTGGCGGCGGAGCCGCCGGTTTGTGGACACTCGATCGCCTCTGTGCCGGTGGGCATCGCGCGATCCTGCTTGAATCGAACGCCCTGGGAGCGGGCCAGACGGTCGCCTCTCAGGGCATCATTCACGGGGGTCTCAAATACACCCTCACGGGGCTGCTGACCCGCAGCGCCGAGAACATTCGCGACATGCCCGACCTGTGGCGGGAGTGCCTCGCCGGGGAACGTGTCCCCAATCTGTCGGGCACGGTCGTTCGATCCGATTCCTGCTACCTGTGGCGGACCGAGAGTTTGACCGGCCGCGTCGGTATGATCGGCGCCCGCATGGGGCTGCGCGTCACACCAAAAATGTTGGCCCCCGGCGAGCTGCCTTCGGTACTGCAGAGCTGCCAGGGACCGGTCGCCCGGCTCAGTGAGCAGGTGATCTCTCCGGTCAGCTTTTTGGAAAAACTCCGCGAGCGGAACCTCCCCCGCCTGTTTAAAATCGACCCCGAATCGGGTCTGTCCCTTTCGGTCGATGACGGCGGACGGGTCACGCAGATCGGACTGACCGACTCCGAAACCGGGCGGACGTTCGAGTGCGTGCCCAAATCTGTCATCCTCGCTGCCGGCAACGGCAACGCCCGGCTACTGTCGCAAGTCGGAAAATCGGCGACCGTGATGCAGCGACGCCCGCTCCACATGGTGATGGCAAAAGGCGATCTCCCCGAATTCAACGGCCACTGCGTCGACGGAACGGTTACCCGCGTTACGATCACCTCGGAGCGAATCGACGAGCAGACCGTCGTCTGGCAAATCGGGGGGCAGATTGCCGAAGACGGCGTCGGCCTGTCGGAGCCCGACCTCATCGCACGGGCGCGTCGCGAACTGGCCGCCGCCCTACCTGATCTGTCGCAGGATGGCATCGAATGGGCCACCTACCGCGTTGACCGGGCCGAAGGCGAAACGCCGCAAAATCGACGGCCGGACGACATCCAGGTCATGGCCGACGGCAACACCCTGACGTGCTGGCCGACGAAACTGGCACTCGTGCCCGCTATGGCCCGCCGAATCGCCCAACTGCTGCCCCATCCCGAGAATTCGGGTTCGGGT